The following are from one region of the Dreissena polymorpha isolate Duluth1 chromosome 2, UMN_Dpol_1.0, whole genome shotgun sequence genome:
- the LOC127868267 gene encoding uncharacterized protein LOC127868267 isoform X2, protein MGLCHLLTHQQYSVNQLKPCQKQFHLVHCLKNVLKFNLVSQQPGKALYPQRNEIDLMQPESQVITKISKPLTVQVPSESIRRSYNSTPKSGSASSQSSRFKLPPFSGLNKKKTTIDRNAFYTLEKQKVANQENVKLNEASSLSQVKQYLLTRTAGTARTKFEGLNLKSNVDSSSCCPVLSQSHEQLASSINMHNTSANSENNSSQNGVNMRSAMSSILTKRKSFSNMSDFHHVDNKKPREETSTNNETNSLKENFPNKKNYSQIRKQTVKPGYTGKNKSMVDKWATDSMNITGHSDTPEFLRNSFVPTATEKDLMVGSDTVLQDLYDALNIPYNHVQDTMTSIMSDVDDILQFVDANDAFRDDMRATSPESCRSIPVFKEHFKTD, encoded by the exons ATGGGATTGTGTCATCTATTAACCCATCAACAGTATTCTGTAAACCAATTAAAACCTTGCCAGAAACAGTTCCATCTGGTCCATTGCCtgaaaaatgtattgaaattcAATCTAGTGTCACAACAGCCCGGGAAGGCTCTTTACCCCCAAAGAAATGAAATAGACCTTATGCAACCAGAATCACAAGTGATTACTAAAATATCAAAACCTCTTACAGTTCAAGTCCCATCTGAAAGCATCAGACGCTCTTATAATTCCACTCCTAAATCTGGAAGTGCTTCTAGTCAGTCGAGTCGATTTAAATTGCCGCCATTTTCGGGCCTAAACAAGAAGAAAACGACAATTGATCGAAATGCATTCTATACACTAGAAAAGCAAAAGGTTGCAAACCAAGAAAACGTAAAGCTGAATGAGGCCTCTTCATTGAGTCAAGTGAAACAATACTTGTTGACACGCACAGCTGGAACTGCAAGAACGAAATTTGAAGGTTTAAACTTGAAATCCAATGTGGACAGTTCCTCTTGTTGTCCAGTATTAAGTCAATCACATGAACAATTGGCAAGTAGTATAAACATGCATAATACATCAGCAAATTCGGAAAATAATTCTAGTCAAAATGGTGTTAATATGCGAAGCGCAATGTCTTCCATCCTAACAAAGAGAAAAAGCTTTTCAAATATGTCAGATTTCCACCATGTTGATAATAAAAAACCCAGAGAAGAAACAAGCACAAACAATGAAACCAATTCTTTGAAGGAGAATTTCCCTAACAAGAAGAACTATTCACAAATCAGAAAACAGACTGTTAAGCCTGGTTATACGGGTAAAAACAAGTCAATGGTTGATAAATGGGCCACAGACTCAATGAACATCACAGGTCACTCTGATACTCCAGAATTCTTGAGGAATTCATTCGTTCCCACGGCAACCGAAAAAGATCTCATGGTTGGTTCAGATACCGTTTTACAAGACCTGTACGACGCACTGAACATTCCCTACAACCATGTGCAGGACACTATGACCAGCATCATGTCAGATGTGGATGACATTCTACAGTTTGTAGATGCCAACGATGCCTTCAGAGACGACATGCGGGCAACCTCGCCAGAATCCTGCAGGTCTATACCTGTCTTCAAAGAGCACTTTAAAACTGATTG A
- the LOC127868267 gene encoding uncharacterized protein LOC127868267 isoform X1, which produces MGLCHLLTHQQYSVNQLKPCQKQFHLVHCLKNVLKFNLVSQQPGKALYPQRNEIDLMQPESQVITKISKPLTVQVPSESIRRSYNSTPKSGSASSQSSRFKLPPFSGLNKKKTTIDRNAFYTLEKQKVANQENVKLNEASSLSQVKQYLLTRTAGTARTKFEGLNLKSNVDSSSCCPVLSQSHEQLASSINMHNTSANSENNSSQNGVNMRSAMSSILTKRKSFSNMSDFHHVDNKKPREETSTNNETNSLKENFPNKKNYSQIRKQTVKPGYTGKNKSMVDKWATDSMNITGHSDTPEFLRNSFVPTATEKDLMVGSDTVLQDLYDALNIPYNHVQDTMTSIMSDVDDILQFVDANDAFRDDMRATSPESCRSIPVFKEHFKTDCMVRIPGRNSA; this is translated from the exons ATGGGATTGTGTCATCTATTAACCCATCAACAGTATTCTGTAAACCAATTAAAACCTTGCCAGAAACAGTTCCATCTGGTCCATTGCCtgaaaaatgtattgaaattcAATCTAGTGTCACAACAGCCCGGGAAGGCTCTTTACCCCCAAAGAAATGAAATAGACCTTATGCAACCAGAATCACAAGTGATTACTAAAATATCAAAACCTCTTACAGTTCAAGTCCCATCTGAAAGCATCAGACGCTCTTATAATTCCACTCCTAAATCTGGAAGTGCTTCTAGTCAGTCGAGTCGATTTAAATTGCCGCCATTTTCGGGCCTAAACAAGAAGAAAACGACAATTGATCGAAATGCATTCTATACACTAGAAAAGCAAAAGGTTGCAAACCAAGAAAACGTAAAGCTGAATGAGGCCTCTTCATTGAGTCAAGTGAAACAATACTTGTTGACACGCACAGCTGGAACTGCAAGAACGAAATTTGAAGGTTTAAACTTGAAATCCAATGTGGACAGTTCCTCTTGTTGTCCAGTATTAAGTCAATCACATGAACAATTGGCAAGTAGTATAAACATGCATAATACATCAGCAAATTCGGAAAATAATTCTAGTCAAAATGGTGTTAATATGCGAAGCGCAATGTCTTCCATCCTAACAAAGAGAAAAAGCTTTTCAAATATGTCAGATTTCCACCATGTTGATAATAAAAAACCCAGAGAAGAAACAAGCACAAACAATGAAACCAATTCTTTGAAGGAGAATTTCCCTAACAAGAAGAACTATTCACAAATCAGAAAACAGACTGTTAAGCCTGGTTATACGGGTAAAAACAAGTCAATGGTTGATAAATGGGCCACAGACTCAATGAACATCACAGGTCACTCTGATACTCCAGAATTCTTGAGGAATTCATTCGTTCCCACGGCAACCGAAAAAGATCTCATGGTTGGTTCAGATACCGTTTTACAAGACCTGTACGACGCACTGAACATTCCCTACAACCATGTGCAGGACACTATGACCAGCATCATGTCAGATGTGGATGACATTCTACAGTTTGTAGATGCCAACGATGCCTTCAGAGACGACATGCGGGCAACCTCGCCAGAATCCTGCAGGTCTATACCTGTCTTCAAAGAGCACTTTAAAACTGATTG CATGGTCCGTATACCCGGTCGAAATTCAGCTTAA